One Alicyclobacillus acidoterrestris DNA window includes the following coding sequences:
- a CDS encoding DUF1659 domain-containing protein, with the protein MAQTTPVSRILQIQTQNGTTASGQPKMRNTNYANVAMNASDDDLLAVGQALAALIGEPLVQIARVDQVVITQDASASTSPTTGA; encoded by the coding sequence ATGGCACAGACAACGCCAGTCAGCCGCATTTTGCAAATTCAGACGCAGAACGGCACCACGGCCAGTGGTCAACCGAAGATGCGCAACACGAACTATGCGAATGTCGCAATGAACGCGTCAGACGACGACTTGCTCGCCGTCGGCCAGGCACTCGCAGCGCTCATTGGTGAGCCGCTCGTGCAGATTGCGCGGGTGGATCAGGTGGTTATCACGCAGGATGCATCTGCGAGCACCTCACCGACGACAGGCGCGTAA
- a CDS encoding DUF2922 domain-containing protein — protein sequence MATKFSLYLSFMTDQNKKVRVNIPNPKQPIDASAVNNAVQTIVNKNVFNFPQGALVKALPAQETQTDTTTIA from the coding sequence GTGGCGACAAAGTTTTCGTTGTACTTGTCGTTTATGACGGATCAGAATAAAAAGGTCCGCGTGAACATCCCGAATCCGAAACAACCAATCGATGCGAGCGCCGTGAACAACGCGGTGCAGACTATCGTCAACAAGAATGTGTTCAACTTCCCGCAAGGTGCGCTTGTCAAGGCATTGCCTGCGCAGGAGACGCAGACGGACACGACGACTATCGCGTAA
- a CDS encoding DUF1450 domain-containing protein — MEWCVHNEKLGVRKTIEEVKHWLQSQEAATANPPVVEFERYACVEDCAQCVRQPFVLVNQRESLTAPSGEELTKLLLNRIHDRHKP, encoded by the coding sequence GTGGAGTGGTGTGTTCACAACGAAAAACTGGGTGTCCGAAAAACCATTGAGGAAGTCAAACACTGGCTGCAAAGCCAAGAGGCCGCCACCGCAAATCCTCCAGTGGTGGAATTTGAACGCTACGCCTGTGTGGAAGACTGCGCACAATGCGTCCGACAGCCATTCGTCCTCGTGAACCAGCGCGAATCTCTCACCGCCCCCTCCGGCGAAGAACTGACGAAACTGCTCCTTAACCGCATTCACGACCGACACAAACCATAG